A genome region from Mycobacterium florentinum includes the following:
- a CDS encoding FtsW/RodA/SpoVE family cell cycle protein: MTTQVQPPVTLAPSLPTRRNSELLLLCFAALITVAALLIVDANQARGLGWGVASYGLGFLALFGGAHLAVRRFAPYTDPLLLPIVALLNGLGLVMIHRLDLVGNEFNGRHPSAAQQLLWTLVSVAAFALVVTFLKDHRQLARYGYIFGLTGLVFLAVPAILPAALSEQNGAKIWIRLPGFSIQPAEFSKILLLIFFSAVLVAKRGLFTSVGKHLMGMTLPRPRDLAPLLAAWVISIGVMVFEKDLGTSLLLYASFLVVVYLATQRFSWVVIGLVLFAAGSVVAYFIFAHVRTRVQMWWDPFSDPDGSGYQIVQSLFSFATGGIFGTGLGNGQPDTVPAASTDFIIAAFGEELGLVGLASILILYTIVIVRGMRTAIATRDSFGKLLAAGLASTLAIQLFIVVGGVTQLIPLTGLTTPWMSYGGSSLLANYVLLAILARISHSARRPLRSRTRDTSPLAAAGTEVIQKV; encoded by the coding sequence ATGACCACACAGGTCCAACCGCCGGTCACGCTCGCGCCATCGCTGCCGACTCGGCGCAACTCCGAGCTGCTGTTGTTGTGCTTCGCCGCGCTGATCACCGTCGCCGCGTTGCTGATCGTCGACGCCAACCAGGCACGCGGCCTGGGCTGGGGCGTGGCCAGTTACGGGCTGGGCTTTCTGGCCTTGTTCGGAGGCGCACACCTGGCCGTTAGGCGCTTCGCCCCCTACACCGACCCGTTGCTGCTGCCAATTGTGGCGCTGCTCAACGGACTTGGCTTGGTGATGATCCACCGGCTCGACCTTGTCGGCAACGAGTTCAACGGTCGTCACCCCAGCGCAGCCCAGCAGCTGCTGTGGACCCTGGTCAGCGTCGCCGCGTTCGCACTCGTCGTCACCTTCCTCAAAGACCACCGGCAGCTCGCGCGCTACGGCTACATCTTTGGACTCACCGGGCTTGTCTTCTTGGCCGTACCCGCCATCCTGCCGGCCGCACTGTCGGAGCAGAACGGCGCCAAGATCTGGATTCGCCTGCCGGGCTTCTCAATTCAGCCCGCCGAGTTCTCCAAGATTCTGCTGCTGATCTTCTTCTCCGCGGTGCTGGTGGCCAAGCGCGGCCTGTTCACCAGTGTCGGCAAGCACCTGATGGGGATGACCCTGCCCCGCCCGCGGGACCTCGCGCCGCTGTTGGCGGCGTGGGTGATCTCGATCGGTGTCATGGTCTTCGAAAAAGACCTCGGCACTTCGCTACTGCTCTACGCGTCGTTTCTGGTAGTCGTCTACCTGGCCACGCAGCGCTTCAGCTGGGTCGTCATCGGGCTGGTGCTGTTCGCCGCGGGAAGCGTTGTCGCGTATTTCATTTTCGCGCATGTGCGGACCCGCGTGCAGATGTGGTGGGACCCGTTCTCCGACCCCGACGGCAGCGGTTATCAAATCGTGCAGTCACTGTTCAGCTTTGCTACCGGAGGCATCTTCGGCACCGGTCTGGGCAACGGCCAACCCGACACAGTGCCGGCCGCGTCCACCGATTTCATCATCGCCGCGTTCGGTGAAGAGCTCGGACTGGTCGGGCTGGCCAGCATCCTGATTCTGTACACCATCGTCATCGTCCGGGGCATGCGTACGGCGATCGCGACACGAGACAGCTTCGGCAAGCTGTTGGCCGCCGGTCTGGCCTCGACGCTGGCGATCCAGCTGTTCATCGTCGTCGGCGGTGTCACCCAACTGATTCCGCTGACCGGACTGACCACACCGTGGATGTCCTACGGCGGATCCTCACTGCTGGCCAACTACGTGCTGTTGGCCATCCTGGCGCGCATCTCGCATAGCGCTCGACGCCCGTTGCGATCCCGCACGCGCGACACGTCGCCGCTCGCGGCGGCCGGCACCGAGGTGATTCAGAAGGTATGA
- the pbpA gene encoding D,D-transpeptidase PbpA: MNTSLRRISMTVMALIVLLLLNATMTQVFAADGLRADPRNQRVLLDEYSRQRGQIIAGGQLLAYSVATDSRFRFLRVYPNPAVYAPITGFYSLRYSSSGLERAEDSLLNGSDERLFGRRLADFFTGRDPRGGNVDTTINPRMQQAAWDAMQQGCGGPPCKGAVVALEPSTGKILAMVSSPSYDPNLLSSHDPEVQAQAWQRLRDNPDNPLTNRAISETYPPGSTFKVITTAAALQAGAKDDEQLTAAATIPLPNSTATLENYGGTPCGDQPTVSLSEAFAKSCNTAFVQLGILTGSEALRSMAHSFGLDSSPSVIPLQVAESTVGIIADAAALGMSSIGQKDVALTPLQNAEIAATIANDGVTMQPYLVESLKGPDLANISTTAPYQQRRAVSPQIAAKLTELMVGAEKAAQQKGAIPGVQIASKTGTAEHGADPRNTPPHAWYIAFAPAQSPKVAVAVLVENGADRLSATGGALAAPIGRAVIKAALQGGP, translated from the coding sequence ATGAACACCTCTCTCCGCCGGATCTCGATGACCGTGATGGCGCTGATCGTGCTCCTCCTTCTCAACGCCACCATGACGCAGGTGTTCGCCGCCGACGGGCTGCGGGCAGACCCACGCAACCAGCGGGTCCTGCTCGACGAGTACTCCCGCCAGCGCGGCCAGATCATCGCCGGTGGCCAGCTGCTGGCCTACTCGGTGGCCACCGACAGCCGGTTCCGTTTCCTGCGGGTGTACCCCAACCCCGCGGTGTATGCGCCGATCACCGGCTTCTACTCGTTGCGCTATTCCAGCTCCGGCCTGGAACGTGCCGAGGACTCGCTGCTGAACGGTTCCGACGAGCGGCTGTTCGGACGCCGGCTGGCCGACTTCTTCACCGGCCGCGATCCCCGCGGCGGCAATGTCGACACCACGATCAACCCCCGGATGCAGCAAGCCGCCTGGGACGCGATGCAGCAGGGCTGCGGCGGGCCGCCGTGCAAGGGAGCCGTGGTCGCCCTGGAGCCGTCCACCGGCAAAATTCTGGCCATGGTGTCCTCGCCGTCGTATGACCCCAACCTGCTCTCCTCGCACGACCCCGAGGTCCAGGCGCAGGCATGGCAGCGGCTGCGCGACAACCCGGACAACCCGCTCACCAACCGGGCGATCTCGGAGACCTACCCACCCGGTTCGACGTTCAAGGTGATCACCACCGCGGCCGCGCTGCAGGCCGGCGCCAAGGACGACGAACAGCTGACGGCCGCGGCCACGATCCCGCTGCCCAACAGCACCGCCACCTTGGAGAACTACGGCGGCACGCCGTGCGGCGACCAACCGACCGTCTCGCTGAGCGAGGCCTTCGCCAAGTCGTGCAACACCGCATTCGTCCAGCTGGGCATCCTCACCGGGTCCGAGGCCCTGCGTAGCATGGCGCATTCATTCGGCCTGGACAGCAGCCCGAGCGTGATTCCGCTTCAGGTGGCGGAATCGACTGTTGGGATAATCGCGGATGCCGCCGCTCTCGGGATGTCTAGCATCGGGCAGAAGGACGTGGCGCTGACCCCGCTGCAGAACGCGGAGATCGCGGCGACCATCGCGAACGACGGCGTGACGATGCAGCCCTACCTGGTCGAGAGCCTCAAGGGACCGGATTTGGCCAACATCAGCACGACTGCGCCCTATCAGCAGCGTCGCGCGGTATCGCCGCAGATCGCCGCTAAGCTGACAGAGCTCATGGTCGGTGCCGAGAAGGCTGCACAGCAGAAAGGGGCCATTCCCGGCGTGCAGATCGCATCCAAGACCGGTACCGCAGAGCATGGCGCCGACCCGCGGAACACCCCGCCGCACGCGTGGTACATCGCATTCGCGCCCGCGCAATCGCCGAAGGTTGCCGTGGCGGTGCTGGTAGAGAACGGTGCCGACCGCCTGTCCGCAACCGGCGGCGCGCTCGCCGCGCCGATCGGACGGGCCGTCATCAAGGCCGCACTGCAGGGGGGCCCATGA
- a CDS encoding serine/threonine-protein kinase has translation MSPRVGVTLSGRYRLQRLIATGGMGQVWEAVDSRLGRRVAVKVLKAEFSQDPEFIERFRAEARTTAMLNHPGIAAVHDYGESQMDGEGRTAYLVMELVNGEPLNSVLKRTGRLSLRHALDMLEQTGRALQIAHAAGLVHRDVKPGNILITPTGQVKITDFGIAKAVDAAPVTQTGMVMGTAQYIAPEQALGHDATPSSDVYSLGVVGYEVVSGKRPFTGDGALTVAMKHIKEPPPPLPPELPPNVRELIEITLVKNPGMRYRSGGPFADAVAAVRAGRRPPRPSQSPPPGRASPAAIPSSPQTRSAAAVSPRTAAPRRSQPTTSRRQPPARRTFSSGQRALLWAAGVLGALAIIIAVLIVINSRGDNQQQPPPPTVTDTGTPPANGPPPASKTPSGSAPSLRLDWTDRGAISNSGLQSRPPDLSWATPSTPSLSPARGETP, from the coding sequence ATGAGCCCGCGAGTTGGAGTGACGCTGTCCGGCAGGTACCGGCTGCAGCGCCTCATCGCCACCGGCGGCATGGGCCAGGTGTGGGAGGCCGTCGACAGCCGGCTGGGGCGGCGCGTCGCGGTCAAGGTTCTCAAGGCGGAGTTCTCCCAGGACCCCGAGTTCATCGAGCGGTTCCGCGCCGAGGCGCGCACCACCGCGATGCTCAACCACCCCGGCATCGCCGCTGTGCACGACTACGGCGAAAGCCAGATGGACGGCGAGGGTCGCACCGCCTATCTGGTGATGGAACTGGTCAATGGTGAGCCGCTGAACTCGGTGCTCAAGCGCACCGGCCGGTTGTCGCTGCGCCATGCGCTGGACATGCTCGAGCAGACGGGCCGGGCGCTGCAGATCGCGCACGCCGCCGGGCTGGTGCACCGCGACGTCAAACCGGGGAACATCCTGATCACCCCGACGGGGCAGGTGAAGATCACCGACTTCGGTATCGCCAAGGCCGTCGACGCCGCGCCGGTCACCCAGACCGGCATGGTGATGGGTACCGCCCAATACATCGCGCCGGAACAGGCACTGGGCCACGACGCCACCCCCTCCAGCGACGTCTACTCGCTGGGAGTTGTTGGCTACGAAGTGGTTTCGGGTAAGCGGCCGTTCACCGGTGACGGCGCCTTGACGGTCGCAATGAAGCACATCAAGGAGCCCCCGCCGCCGCTGCCGCCCGAGCTTCCGCCCAATGTGCGCGAACTCATCGAGATCACGCTGGTCAAGAACCCCGGCATGCGCTACCGCAGCGGGGGCCCGTTCGCCGACGCCGTGGCCGCGGTCCGCGCCGGCCGCCGTCCCCCGCGGCCCAGTCAGTCACCGCCACCCGGACGGGCCTCGCCGGCGGCCATTCCGTCGAGCCCGCAAACCCGGTCCGCCGCCGCGGTCAGTCCCCGCACTGCCGCACCGCGGCGGTCCCAGCCGACGACGAGTCGCCGCCAACCGCCGGCCCGTCGCACCTTTTCGTCGGGTCAACGCGCGCTGCTGTGGGCCGCCGGGGTGCTGGGCGCGCTCGCGATCATCATCGCGGTGCTCATCGTCATCAATTCGCGCGGCGACAATCAGCAGCAGCCTCCGCCCCCGACGGTCACCGACACCGGGACGCCGCCGGCCAACGGGCCCCCGCCGGCCAGCAAGACCCCGAGCGGTTCGGCGCCGAGTTTGCGGCTGGATTGGACGGATCGCGGCGCGATAAGCAATTCTGGATTGCAGAGCAGGCCACCCGATCTGAGCTGGGCTACCCCCTCAACGCCCAGCCTGTCGCCGGCCCGAGGCGAGACACCGTAA
- the pknB gene encoding Stk1 family PASTA domain-containing Ser/Thr kinase, translating to MTTPQHLSDRYELGDILGFGGMSEVHLARDVRLHRDVAVKVLRADLARDPSFYLRFRREAQNAAALNHPAIVAVYDTGEAETPAGPLPYIVMEYVDGVTLRDIVHNDGPLPPRRAIEIIADACQALNFSHQNGIIHRDVKPANIMISTTNAVKVMDFGIARAIADSGNSVTQTAAVIGTAQYLSPEQARGDSVDARSDVYSLGCVLYEILTGEPPFTGDSPVSVAYQHVREDPAAPSQRHSGISPDLDAVVLKALAKNPENRYQTAAEMRADLVRVHNGEPPEAPKVLTDAERTSLMATGSGFGNPRTDPLPRQRLTDTDPDRMGGPVGRWVVAVAVLAVLTIVVVIAFNTFGGSTRDVQVPDMRGQVSADAVAALQNRGFKTRTLQKPDSSIPPDHVISTDPGANASVAAGDEITINVSTGPEQREVPDVSSMSYSDAVSKLKAAGFTKFKQSNSPSTPELLGKVIGTNPPANQTSAITNVITVIVGSGPETKQVPDVAGQTVDIAQKNLTVYGFTKLTQTAVDSPRPAGEVIGTNPPKGQTVPVDSIIELQVSKGNQFLMPDLTGMFWTDAEPRLRALGWTGVLDKGADVDAGGSQSHKVVYQNPPAGAGVNRDGIITLKFGQ from the coding sequence ATGACCACCCCGCAACACCTGTCCGACCGTTATGAACTGGGCGACATTCTCGGTTTCGGCGGCATGTCCGAGGTTCACTTGGCCCGCGACGTTCGCTTGCACCGCGACGTCGCGGTGAAGGTGCTGCGCGCAGATCTTGCCCGCGACCCGAGTTTCTATTTGCGCTTCCGTCGCGAGGCCCAGAACGCCGCGGCGCTGAATCACCCGGCCATCGTCGCGGTCTACGACACCGGCGAGGCGGAAACCCCCGCCGGTCCGCTGCCCTACATCGTCATGGAGTACGTCGACGGCGTCACGCTGCGCGACATCGTGCACAACGACGGACCGCTGCCGCCGCGGCGCGCGATCGAGATCATCGCCGACGCCTGCCAGGCCCTGAACTTCAGCCACCAGAACGGCATCATCCACCGCGACGTCAAGCCGGCGAACATCATGATCAGCACTACCAATGCGGTCAAGGTGATGGACTTCGGCATCGCCCGGGCGATCGCCGACAGCGGCAATAGCGTCACCCAGACCGCGGCCGTTATCGGGACCGCGCAATACCTCTCGCCGGAACAGGCCCGGGGCGATTCCGTCGACGCCCGCTCCGATGTCTACTCGTTGGGCTGCGTGCTGTACGAAATCCTCACGGGGGAACCACCTTTCACCGGAGATTCGCCGGTTTCGGTTGCCTACCAACATGTCCGGGAAGACCCGGCGGCACCGTCGCAGCGGCACTCCGGTATTTCCCCGGACCTGGACGCCGTCGTGCTCAAGGCGTTGGCCAAGAACCCGGAGAACCGCTATCAGACGGCCGCGGAGATGCGCGCCGACCTGGTTCGGGTGCACAACGGGGAACCGCCGGAAGCGCCGAAGGTGCTCACCGACGCCGAGCGGACCTCGCTGATGGCAACGGGATCTGGCTTCGGGAATCCGCGGACCGACCCGCTGCCGCGCCAGCGCCTCACCGACACCGACCCCGATCGGATGGGCGGTCCGGTCGGTCGCTGGGTCGTCGCGGTCGCCGTGCTGGCGGTGCTGACGATCGTCGTCGTGATCGCGTTCAACACGTTCGGCGGCTCGACCCGCGACGTGCAAGTGCCCGACATGCGCGGCCAGGTATCCGCCGATGCCGTTGCCGCCCTGCAGAATCGCGGCTTCAAGACGCGCACGCTGCAGAAGCCCGACTCGTCGATCCCACCCGATCACGTCATCAGCACCGACCCCGGTGCGAACGCGTCCGTGGCGGCCGGCGACGAGATCACGATCAACGTGTCGACCGGACCCGAGCAACGCGAAGTACCCGACGTGTCCTCGATGAGTTACTCCGACGCGGTCAGCAAGCTGAAGGCCGCCGGGTTCACCAAATTCAAGCAGTCGAACTCGCCGTCGACCCCCGAGCTGCTGGGCAAGGTGATCGGCACCAACCCGCCCGCCAATCAGACGTCGGCGATCACCAACGTCATCACCGTGATCGTGGGCTCCGGACCCGAGACCAAACAGGTCCCCGACGTCGCGGGCCAGACCGTCGACATCGCGCAGAAGAACCTCACGGTCTACGGCTTCACCAAGCTCACCCAGACAGCGGTGGACAGCCCCCGCCCGGCCGGCGAGGTGATCGGCACCAATCCGCCCAAGGGACAGACGGTTCCAGTGGATTCGATCATCGAGCTGCAGGTGTCCAAGGGCAATCAGTTCCTGATGCCCGACCTGACCGGCATGTTCTGGACCGACGCCGAACCACGGTTACGCGCGCTCGGCTGGACCGGGGTGCTGGACAAGGGCGCCGACGTCGACGCCGGCGGCTCCCAGTCCCACAAGGTGGTGTATCAGAACCCGCCCGCCGGCGCCGGGGTCAACCGGGACGGCATCATCACGCTGAAGTTCGGTCAGTAG
- a CDS encoding aminodeoxychorismate/anthranilate synthase component II has protein sequence MRILVVDNYDSFVFNLVQYLGQLGVEADVWRNDDPRLSDPPGGHAAIAAQFDGVLLSPGPGTPERAGASIDLVRACAAAATPLLGVCLGHQAIGVAFGATVDRAPELLHGKTSSVHHTNAGVLQGLPDPFTATRYHSLTILPESLPRVLEATAHTRSGVIMAVRHTELPIHGVQFHPESILTEGGHRMLANWLADCGWSRDDTLIRRLENEVRSAVRPHFPDPAATDRTSA, from the coding sequence ATGCGGATCCTGGTTGTCGACAACTACGACAGCTTCGTGTTCAACCTCGTGCAATATCTGGGGCAACTCGGAGTCGAGGCTGACGTGTGGCGCAACGACGACCCCCGGCTTTCCGACCCCCCAGGTGGCCATGCCGCCATCGCCGCGCAGTTCGACGGTGTGCTGCTGAGCCCTGGGCCGGGCACCCCGGAACGCGCGGGCGCATCGATCGACCTGGTCCGGGCGTGCGCGGCGGCGGCCACCCCGCTGCTCGGCGTCTGCCTCGGGCACCAGGCCATCGGCGTCGCCTTCGGTGCCACCGTCGACCGCGCACCCGAACTGTTGCACGGCAAGACCAGCAGCGTCCACCACACCAATGCTGGTGTGCTGCAAGGACTTCCAGATCCGTTCACGGCGACCCGCTACCACTCGCTGACCATCCTGCCGGAATCGCTGCCGCGGGTGCTCGAGGCGACGGCCCACACCCGCAGCGGGGTCATCATGGCCGTGCGGCACACCGAGTTGCCGATCCACGGTGTGCAGTTCCACCCGGAGTCGATCCTCACCGAGGGCGGGCACCGGATGCTGGCCAACTGGCTCGCCGATTGCGGGTGGTCGCGCGACGACACCCTGATCCGCCGCCTGGAGAACGAGGTTCGTTCCGCGGTGCGGCCGCATTTCCCCGACCCGGCGGCTACTGACCGAACTTCAGCGTGA
- a CDS encoding DUF881 domain-containing protein has translation MTQTRRSPWRFGVPLVCLLAGLLLAATHGVSGGAEIRRSDAPRLVDLVRETQASVNRLKAERDELAGKIDSTHLRSSDAALAAMLRRSAELAADADMTPVHGPGLVVALDDAQRDANGRFPRDASPDDLVVHQQDIQAVLNALWSAGAEAIQMQDQRIIATSVPRCVGNTLLLNGRTYSPPYTITAIGNAAAMQAALAAAPLVTLYKQYVVRFGLGYHEDAKPDVQLVGHSEPVRMHFAQPAGPVGY, from the coding sequence ATGACCCAGACCCGCCGCTCCCCGTGGCGCTTCGGTGTCCCGTTGGTTTGCTTGCTGGCCGGATTGCTGCTGGCGGCCACCCACGGAGTATCCGGCGGCGCCGAGATCCGCCGCAGCGACGCACCGCGGCTGGTCGACCTGGTGCGCGAGACGCAGGCCTCGGTGAATCGCCTCAAGGCCGAACGCGACGAACTGGCCGGCAAGATCGATTCGACGCATCTGCGATCTTCGGATGCCGCACTGGCGGCCATGCTGCGGCGCTCGGCTGAACTGGCCGCTGACGCGGACATGACTCCGGTGCACGGGCCGGGGCTGGTGGTGGCGCTCGACGACGCCCAGCGCGACGCCAACGGTCGCTTCCCGCGCGATGCGTCCCCCGACGACCTGGTGGTGCACCAGCAAGACATCCAGGCCGTCCTCAACGCCCTGTGGAGCGCCGGGGCGGAGGCGATCCAGATGCAGGATCAGCGGATCATCGCGACGTCGGTACCGCGCTGCGTGGGCAACACGCTCCTGCTCAACGGGCGTACCTACAGCCCGCCGTACACGATCACCGCTATCGGCAACGCCGCGGCCATGCAGGCGGCCCTGGCCGCCGCTCCCCTAGTGACTCTCTACAAGCAGTACGTGGTCCGGTTCGGGCTCGGCTACCACGAGGACGCCAAACCCGACGTGCAGTTGGTCGGCCACAGCGAACCGGTCCGCATGCATTTCGCGCAGCCGGCCGGCCCCGTCGGCTACTGA
- the crgA gene encoding cell division protein CrgA, translating to MPKSKVRKKNDFTVSAVSRTPVKVKVGPSSVWFVALFVGLMLIGLVWLMVFQLAAVGSQAPTALHWMAELGPWNYAIAFAFMITGLLLTMRWH from the coding sequence ATGCCCAAGTCCAAGGTCCGCAAGAAGAACGACTTCACCGTCAGCGCGGTCAGCCGGACGCCGGTGAAAGTGAAGGTCGGCCCGTCCAGCGTGTGGTTCGTCGCGCTGTTCGTGGGACTGATGTTGATCGGCCTCGTTTGGCTGATGGTGTTCCAGCTGGCGGCGGTCGGCAGCCAGGCACCGACCGCCCTGCACTGGATGGCGGAACTGGGTCCGTGGAACTACGCGATCGCGTTCGCTTTCATGATCACCGGTTTGTTGCTCACGATGCGCTGGCACTAA
- a CDS encoding PH domain-containing protein produces the protein MQQTQWEPRAAGVAGCGLGGFFMAIASVTVVTDAPGRVLVGIAGVGLLLFAGATWRARPKLAITPAGLVIRGWFRTQVFQHADIKIIRITEFRRLGRKVRFLEVETADDSLVLFSRWDLGTEPLEVLDALTEVGYAGRNGAAPA, from the coding sequence ATGCAGCAAACACAGTGGGAGCCGCGCGCTGCGGGAGTCGCTGGTTGTGGCCTCGGCGGGTTTTTCATGGCTATCGCCAGTGTGACCGTAGTCACAGACGCGCCGGGGCGCGTCCTGGTGGGGATTGCCGGGGTGGGTCTGCTGTTGTTTGCGGGCGCGACGTGGCGAGCGCGCCCGAAGCTGGCAATTACCCCCGCCGGGCTGGTGATCCGGGGATGGTTCCGGACGCAGGTATTCCAGCACGCCGACATCAAGATCATCCGGATCACCGAGTTCCGTCGCCTCGGCCGCAAGGTGCGTTTCCTCGAGGTCGAAACGGCCGACGACAGCCTGGTGCTGTTCTCCCGGTGGGACCTCGGCACCGAGCCGCTCGAGGTGCTCGACGCGCTTACCGAAGTCGGCTACGCCGGTCGAAACGGCGCCGCGCCGGCGTAG
- a CDS encoding peptidylprolyl isomerase: protein MADSGVVTNSPIQTATATLHTNRGDIKIALFGNHAPKTVANFVGLAQGTKEYSTQNASGSPSGPFYDGAVFHRVIQGFMIQGGDPTGTGRGGPGYQFADEFHPELQFDKPYLLAMANAGPGTNGSQFFITVGQTPHLNRRHTIFGEVIEPESQKVVDAIATTSTDGNDRPTDPVVIESITIS from the coding sequence ATGGCAGACTCTGGTGTCGTGACCAACAGCCCGATTCAGACTGCCACTGCCACACTGCACACCAACCGCGGCGACATCAAGATCGCCCTGTTTGGAAACCACGCGCCCAAGACGGTCGCCAACTTCGTTGGCCTGGCGCAGGGCACCAAGGAGTACTCGACCCAAAACGCGTCGGGCAGTCCTTCCGGTCCGTTCTACGACGGCGCGGTCTTTCACAGAGTGATCCAGGGCTTCATGATCCAGGGCGGCGACCCGACCGGTACCGGTCGCGGTGGCCCGGGCTATCAGTTCGCCGACGAGTTCCACCCCGAGTTGCAGTTCGACAAGCCCTACCTGCTCGCGATGGCCAACGCGGGCCCGGGCACCAACGGCTCGCAGTTCTTCATCACCGTCGGACAGACGCCGCACCTGAACCGTCGCCACACCATCTTCGGCGAGGTTATCGAGCCCGAGTCGCAGAAGGTGGTCGACGCGATCGCGACGACGTCCACCGACGGCAACGACCGTCCGACCGACCCGGTCGTCATCGAGTCGATCACGATCTCCTAG
- the cwsA gene encoding cell wall synthesis protein CwsA: MSAKAESQLTPRQRLSRGLTYSALGPVDVTRGVIGLGAHSVQSTASELRRRYRQGQLSREIAAAQESIAQELAAAQEVVSSLPQALQDARKSRRRRGKRPLLVAGAVAVVVLAGGAAAFSIVRRSTRRDNPEPSPRPPSVDVQPRP, translated from the coding sequence ATGAGCGCTAAGGCGGAATCCCAGCTGACCCCTAGGCAGCGACTGTCCCGGGGCCTGACGTACTCGGCGTTGGGACCGGTGGACGTCACCCGCGGTGTCATCGGCCTGGGGGCGCACTCCGTGCAGTCCACCGCCTCGGAATTGCGCCGCCGCTACCGCCAGGGTCAACTGTCTCGCGAGATCGCAGCGGCGCAGGAGTCGATCGCCCAGGAGCTGGCCGCCGCGCAGGAAGTGGTTTCGAGCCTGCCGCAGGCGCTGCAGGACGCGCGCAAATCCCGGCGCCGCCGGGGCAAGCGCCCGTTGCTCGTTGCGGGAGCCGTCGCCGTGGTCGTGCTGGCCGGCGGCGCGGCCGCGTTCAGCATCGTGCGGCGCTCCACCCGCCGGGACAACCCCGAGCCGTCGCCGCGGCCGCCCAGTGTGGACGTGCAGCCACGGCCCTGA
- a CDS encoding excalibur calcium-binding domain-containing protein has product MIVAPAAQADPPYANCKAAAADGRYNIPRGDPAYQQKLDRDNDGIACESH; this is encoded by the coding sequence ATGATCGTCGCGCCCGCCGCGCAGGCGGACCCGCCGTACGCCAATTGCAAGGCTGCCGCGGCCGACGGTCGCTACAACATCCCGCGCGGTGATCCCGCCTACCAGCAAAAGCTAGACCGGGACAACGACGGCATCGCCTGCGAATCGCACTAG
- a CDS encoding CDGP domain-containing protein — MMKSARVAGTVTLGAALTIGGIGIGIGMAPPASAGCQATIVPGESYCDKPVGPNGVWERCHQGPSYPVFGGRGVIEDITPPPECYPVDPAQPVPLGQPPNHIDD, encoded by the coding sequence ATGATGAAATCAGCGCGGGTTGCCGGCACCGTGACGCTGGGGGCGGCACTCACGATCGGCGGAATTGGAATTGGCATCGGAATGGCTCCACCCGCGTCGGCGGGCTGTCAGGCCACCATCGTTCCGGGCGAGTCTTATTGCGACAAACCCGTAGGCCCGAATGGGGTTTGGGAGCGGTGCCACCAGGGCCCCAGTTACCCGGTGTTCGGCGGCCGCGGCGTGATCGAGGACATCACCCCGCCGCCGGAGTGCTACCCGGTTGACCCGGCGCAGCCCGTTCCGCTCGGGCAGCCGCCAAACCACATCGACGACTGA